Genomic window (Cryptococcus neoformans var. grubii H99 chromosome 9, complete sequence):
GCGACGAGATGGTATAGAGCACCAGAGATCATGTTGTCCAACCGAAGATACACCACAGCTAGTGAGCATATACAGACAAAGGAAAGGAACCTAAACAAGCTAAAACTCTTCATAGTTGATGTCTGGTCGATAGGATGTATTCTGGCCGAGTTGCTGGGGTTGAAACCCATGTTCAAGGGGAAAGAGTGAGTAGCTAAATACATGACATGGTTCGACTTCGGCTTATTCAACCCTTAGCTATATCGAACAAATGACCCTCATTCTTGAAACACTTGGGACACCAGATGAGGAAACCATGACCCAGGTGGCCAGTGAAAAAGTGAGAAGCAGATCTGGAAAGATTCTTCATTTCTTCATTGTGCTAATGCCTGTAGTAGGCTCTTACCTTCTTGAAGACTTTGCCAACTTACGAAAAGAAAGATCTGAAGAGTATTTTCCCCGACGCCGATCCTCTAGGTAGGCAATTTTGTCCTATGCAAGATGTTGCAAGAAAATTGACTGACTCATTGCCCGGCCTTAAACAGCCGTCGACTTGACCGATAAGTTATTGGAATTTGATCCCACCCGCCGAATTGACGTTCCAACGGCTCTAACCCATGCTTATGTCGAGAGATACCATGATCCAGAGGACGAGCCTTCTTGTGAGAAGATCTTTGACAAATGGAAGGAAGTCGAGTCGCTCGGCACGATTGAAGAGTTGAAAGAGGCGATTACGAGAGAGATTCAAGGGTTCAGAGAAGAAGTTCGAACTGCCgcggaggaggacgatgaagacgaagagtGGGCTGAAGGGGATTActtggaggatgggaaagtGTTCCACGATAGTCCTGTCCCCCCTTTGGCATCTACTCTCGAGAAAGTCGCCTATCCCGACCATATTGCCCCCAGTTCGTCCATGCCGCCCTCAGCTGTTCGACTCGCACCTGCAATCCACCAATCTCCCAAAGACAGCAAATCCCTACACGTCAAATCAGCTCACTTGCCCTCTGTGCCTTCCTCCGCCAACAGCTCCAAACCCAGCTCAACAGCGGGTTCCGCTCCTCGTACGCGCGAGCACTCTCCTACTACGACTTTTACTACCCCCTCAGAAGATTACTTTACGGGACAGCATGGATCTGGAGGGCCAAACGGACGTGCGTCGAGACGTTCAAGTACTCACTCAACGTCTGGTCGACGACCCGCGAGCTTTTTGTTTTCGCCCTTTGGTGCGGGTATGACCCAAATCGTCTCGACTCCCAACACGCACCCCCGTTCACATGCCCAAGCCTCCCCTGAACCTACGACAGTCGACAAAACACCCCGTGACCGACGATCAAGCGGTATTTGGCGCACCCGCTCCAGAGCCCAAAGTCAGTCTGGTAACCTTGTCCTCGAGCGTCTCAGTAGCCTCGAAATTAATGACCataaagatggagaaaagaatAGGATCGACGCGTTGCATGCGGTGGTGGGGCTGGGTGGAGATGGCGAAGTACCACCGATGACGGTGTCGCCGAGTGATGCACCCCCTAGCGAGGTGCCAAAGAGTTTTGGATATTAGAGATTTAGATGATTCTAGACAAGCATGGAAAGAGGCATTGTTTGGTTAGGATTCTTATGTTGTAAATCATTTGTATGTATTCCATTGCATCATGTCTGCCTTGCGATTTGTGTCTAGGCCATGTTGAACAGTTGGATTTGTCAGCCCGTCAACAATCCACTCAATCCACGAGGAGGCCATCTTGAATGATCCCATGGGGACGAATTTCGCCTTGCAACCTCAGCATTACACCATGTAGACCGACAA
Coding sequences:
- a CDS encoding CMGC/MAPK protein kinase, coding for MTSPSTQPMIPRSQPPRPAHTQSSPAINTTGIKPSGSPAVIKRAPSVPVNPSTAAASESLSSLLKSENAAEAVPRPSSSTEPNDLPRPIEPAPVPPITGLPNSSSSSSNHRHGSSSSVSRGPSGTGTQTPATTALGAPIGPTPPQTGASKMAAAAKRGLDGSAGNHVKVYEEGHPLNEETLKQRGYQTLNVLNHPFHLSDRWKLLRPLGQGAYGLVIQVQDAETEIPIAVKCVTRVFDKVILARRALREITLLRHFGEHDNLTGLVDMDNVWEGYNEIYLYMEPMEADLHQIIRSGQPLGNAHIQFFIYQLLRGMKYIHSANVIHRDLKPGNLLVNSDCELKICDFGLARGFNPVMGEEPQGEEGKLTEYVATRWYRAPEIMLSNRRYTTAIDVWSIGCILAELLGLKPMFKGKDYIEQMTLILETLGTPDEETMTQVASEKALTFLKTLPTYEKKDLKSIFPDADPLAVDLTDKLLEFDPTRRIDVPTALTHAYVERYHDPEDEPSCEKIFDKWKEVESLGTIEELKEAITREIQGFREEVRTAAEEDDEDEEWAEGDYLEDGKVFHDSPVPPLASTLEKVAYPDHIAPSSSMPPSAVRLAPAIHQSPKDSKSLHVKSAHLPSVPSSANSSKPSSTAGSAPRTREHSPTTTFTTPSEDYFTGQHGSGGPNGRASRRSSTHSTSGRRPASFLFSPFGAGMTQIVSTPNTHPRSHAQASPEPTTVDKTPRDRRSSGIWRTRSRAQSQSGNLVLERLSSLEINDHKDGEKNRIDALHAVVGLGGDGEVPPMTVSPSDAPPSEVPKSFGY